Below is a window of Rhodopseudomonas sp. P2A-2r DNA.
TTGGCACCAGCGGCAGGAGCCTTGGCACCAGCTGCGGCAGCTGCGGGCGCAGCAGCAGCACCAGCGGCAGGCGCGGCGGATTCTTCGCCATAGCCCGACGGCGGCACGATGGTGACCAGGGTCACGTCCTCGGCGCTCTTCAGCGTCTTGACGCCCTTCGGCAAGGCGATGTCCGACATGTGCAGCGAGCCGCCGATGTCGAGCTGGCCGACGTCGGCTTCGACGAACTGCGGAATGCTGTCGGCCTCGGCTTCGAGTTCGAGCGTGTGGGTGACGACGTTGATGGTGCCGCCGCGCTTCACGCCCGGAGCGGTTTCCGCATTCTTCAGATGCAGGGGAACGCTGACGCGGATGGTGGCGCCGACGCCGAGGCGCAGGAAGTCCACATGCAGCGGGAAGTCCCTGACGGGATCGAGAGCGAAGTCGCGCGGAATCACGCGGTGCTTCGCGCCATCGAGCTCGATGTCGTAGATGGTGGTCAGGAAACGGCCGGCCAGAATGCGCTGGCGCAGCTCGGCATCATCGACCGAGATCGACACGGGGGGCTTGTTGTCACCATAGATCACACCCGGCACTCGGCCGGCGCGCCGTACAGCCCGTGCGGCCCCCTTGCCGCCTGCCGAACGTACGGTCGCCTTCAATTCCTTGACGGAAGCCATCGTTTAAGTCCTTGTTTTCAAAAAGTTAAAGGCCGCAACGCGGCCCGTTTCGTCGTCGCAGCAAGCCTCCAGGGGTGCGGGGGCTGCAGACGTGCCGGGCTTTTAGCCCCAAAGGGGCGAAAACACAAGGAAACGTGGGGGAATTTTGCGGTTTGTACCCGGTATCCGGCGCGGGATAGGATTGCTCCATACCCTATCAGGTTCCGGGCCGGCGATGAAAGTTCGCGACGCCATCCGCATGATCGAGGACGACGACTGGTTTCTGGTCGCCACGCGGCGAAGCCGTCGGCAATATAAGCATTTGCTGAAGCCAGGCCGCGTTACGATCGCCGGTCACCTCTCCGATGACCTTGCACCGGGGACGTTTGCCAGTATCTTAAAACAAGCTGGCCTGAAGGAGCGACGCTGATGCGCTACGCGGTCGTGATCGAGAAGGCTGACGGCAATTATTCTGCCTATGTGCCGGACCTGCCCGGTTGTATTGCGACAGGAGAAAGCGTGAAAGCCGTCGAAATCGAGATCCGCGACGCGATCCGTTTTCATATCGACGGCCTGAAGGATGATGGCCTTCCGGTGCCGGCGCCGACCAGCATTGCGGAATACGTCGAGACCTGAGGGGGCCGGCAACCGCGGTCAATGCCCGGCCTTGGCCGTGGCGCTTCGTGTCAGATGCTCGGTGCCTCACCTGCCCCGAGCTTCGCTTCCAGCGCCGCGATACGCGCCTTCAGCGCCTCGTTCTCCTCGCGGGCGAGGCGCGCCATGTCCTTCACCGCCTCGAATTCCTCGCGCTTGACGATGTCGAGATCGCGCAGGATCTTCTCGGCCTGGTTGCGCACGACGGTGTCGACCTCGCGCTTGACGCCCTGGGCAGCCCCGGCGGCATCGTTCATCAGGCGGCCGATCTCGTCGAAAAACCGATTATTGGTCTGGGTCATGGTCGCGGAACTCCGGTCGGCGGCAACTGATGCCTGACAATGGCGATCCCGGCGGCGCAGATCAAGCCCGCGGCCCCCGGCAGGTGCGCCCCGCGCCACAGGCCCCGCCAAATTCGTCGCAAATGCCTGCTAGTGCTTTACCGCCGCGGCTTTGAATCGTAAGTCCAGACGATGCACTTTCTCGCCATCACCTTTCCCGTCTTCGATCCCGTCGCCATCGCGCTCGGTCCCATCGTGATCCGCTGGTACGCGCTGGCCTATATCGGCGGCATCGTGCTCGGCTGGGCCTATGCCCGCGCGCTGATCAAGCGCGAGCGGCTGTGGGGCGGCCCCTCGCCGATCTCGCTGCTCGATTTCGACGATTTCATCCTGTGGGTGACGCTGGGCATTATTGTCGGCGGCCGCACCGGTTATGTGCTGTTCTACAATCTCGACTTCTTCGTCGCCCATCCCGCCGAGATCCTCGAGCTGTGGAAGGGCGGCATGTCGTTCCATGGCGGCTTCATGGGCTGTGTGGTCGCGGTGATGGCGTTCTGCTGGAAGCGTAGCCTGCCGGTGCTGTCGCTCGGCGACCTCACCTGCGCGGTCGGGCCGATCGGGCTGCTGCTCGGGCGGCTGGCCAACTTCATCAACAGCGAATTGTGGGGCCGGCCGGCCGACGCCAGCGTGCCCTGGGCCATGGCGTTCCCCAATGGCGGGCCGCTGCCGCGCCATCCCAGCCAGCTCTACGAGGCCGGCCTGGAAGGCATCGTGCTGTTCACCATCCTGGCGCTGATGATCCGCGCCGGCGCGCTGAAGCGCCCCGGCCTGATCCTCGGCAGTTTCATCTTTTTATGCGCTGGCGCGTATCGTCGGCGAATTCTTCCGTGAGCCGGACCCGCAACTGGGATTCCTGTGGGGCGGTCTCACCATGGGCATGCTGCTGTCGCTGCCGATGATTGTGGTTGGACTTGTTGTGATGATCACCGCCTGGCGCAGACCGCCGCTGCGGCCCGAGCCGAATTTGACAAGAGCATGATGTGACCGAGTCCTCACCGCTGCAGGATGAAATCAAGCGCCTGATCAAGTCCGCCGGACCGATGCCGGTATGGCGTTACATGCAGCTGTGCCTGACCCATCCGCAATACGGCTACTACGTCTCGCGCGATCCGCTGGGGCGCGAGGGTGACTTCACCACCGCGCCTGAAGTCAGCCAGATGTTCGGCGAGTTGCTGGGCCTGTGGGCCGCGTCGGTGTGGCGCGCGATCGGCTCGCCGCCGCTGCTGCACCTGATCGAGCTCGGCCCCGGCCGCGGCACCATGATGGCCGACGCGCTGCGCGCGTTGCGCGTGTTGCCGCCGCTGTACCAGGCGCTGAACATTCATCTGGTCGAGATCAACCCGGTGTTGCGCGAGAAGCAGAAGGCGACCCTGCAGGGCGCCCGCAACGTACAGTGGCACGACAGCATCGACAGCGTGCCGGCCGGCCCCTCGGTGATCCTCGCCAACGAATATTTCGACGTGCTGCCGGTGCACCAGGCCATCAAGCGCGACACCGGCTGGCACGAGCGCACGGTGGAGATCACCGACGACGGCCGGCTGCAGTTCGGCGCCTCCGCCGATCCGATCCCGCGCTTCGAACAGCTGCTGCCGCCACTGGTGCGCGCGGCGCCAGTGGGCGCGGTGTTCGAATGGCGCCCCGATGTCGAGATGATGAAGATCGCCAGCCGCGTCCGCGACGACGGCGGCGCCGCGCTGATCATCGATTACGGCCATCTGCGCTCCGACGCCGGCGACACCTTCCAGGCCATCGCCCGCCACAGCTTCACCGATCCGCTGAAAAACCCCGGCCAGGTCGACGTGA
It encodes the following:
- a CDS encoding 50S ribosomal protein L25/general stress protein Ctc gives rise to the protein MASVKELKATVRSAGGKGAARAVRRAGRVPGVIYGDNKPPVSISVDDAELRQRILAGRFLTTIYDIELDGAKHRVIPRDFALDPVRDFPLHVDFLRLGVGATIRVSVPLHLKNAETAPGVKRGGTINVVTHTLELEAEADSIPQFVEADVGQLDIGGSLHMSDIALPKGVKTLKSAEDVTLVTIVPPSGYGEESAAPAAGAAAAPAAAAAGAKAPAAGAKAPAAGAKAPAAGAKAPAAAAKAPAAPAKKK
- a CDS encoding type II toxin-antitoxin system HicA family toxin, with the protein product MKVRDAIRMIEDDDWFLVATRRSRRQYKHLLKPGRVTIAGHLSDDLAPGTFASILKQAGLKERR
- a CDS encoding type II toxin-antitoxin system HicB family antitoxin, with the translated sequence MRYAVVIEKADGNYSAYVPDLPGCIATGESVKAVEIEIRDAIRFHIDGLKDDGLPVPAPTSIAEYVET
- a CDS encoding accessory factor UbiK family protein, which encodes MTQTNNRFFDEIGRLMNDAAGAAQGVKREVDTVVRNQAEKILRDLDIVKREEFEAVKDMARLAREENEALKARIAALEAKLGAGEAPSI
- a CDS encoding class I SAM-dependent methyltransferase produces the protein MTESSPLQDEIKRLIKSAGPMPVWRYMQLCLTHPQYGYYVSRDPLGREGDFTTAPEVSQMFGELLGLWAASVWRAIGSPPLLHLIELGPGRGTMMADALRALRVLPPLYQALNIHLVEINPVLREKQKATLQGARNVQWHDSIDSVPAGPSVILANEYFDVLPVHQAIKRDTGWHERTVEITDDGRLQFGASADPIPRFEQLLPPLVRAAPVGAVFEWRPDVEMMKIASRVRDDGGAALIIDYGHLRSDAGDTFQAIARHSFTDPLKNPGQVDVTAHVDFQALGRAAEDVGARVHGPVTQGDFLRRLGIETRALTLMAKASVEVSEDISGALKRLTDSGRGGMGSMFKVIGIADPAIPNLVALSDDTEATAS